Genomic window (Saccharothrix australiensis):
GCGCCGGCAGCCGATCCGCCAGCAGCCGATCCGCCGGCACCCGGCGCGATGGCACCCGATCCGCCGGCACCCGGCCCGCCGGGTCCGCCGTCCCGCGACCTGCCCCGGCCCGTCGATCCGGGGTCGGTCGATCTGCGGTCGGTCGATCCGGGGTCGGTCGTCCCGCGGTCCGGGCCCGTCGACCGCCGATCACCCGGCGGTTCCGCGTGGCGCGCTGGGGGTTGGAACGGCCCCGGCCCGAGGGGGAGGGGGCCGGGACCGTTCCGGCTCGGGGTGCGTCAGCCGCGCGCACCGGGTCGACCCGCTGCCCGCGACTCCGGACCCGGTGGCGTCCGCGCGTCGGTTCGCGCGGCGGCCGTGCTGGTGTTCATGGCGGGAAAGGTGCTCAGTTCGGCGCGCCGGATCAAGCCGGCTACGCCCTCCGTGTGGAGTTCTTCACCCGCTCCAGTGATCCGGTCGGGTCGCGTACGACCGTCGACGTACCCGGCGGACGCGCCCGCCGACCGATGTCCCGCCGGTGGTCCCGGCGTACGGTCGACGCGTGGACTGGCCGGCCTGGGTGTGGTTCGCGGCGACGTTCGCGCCGCTGCTGTGGCGTCGGCGCTTCCCGGTGGCGGTCATCGCGGTCACCGGCGTGTCCACCTGGCTGTACTACGTGACCGGCCACTACGGCCCGCTGGTCGTGGCGCCCGCGATCGCGGTGCTGTCCCTGGCGAAGGAGCGCGCGGCCGAGCGGCGGGGCAGGCAGGTGGAGGAGGAGCGGCTGCGGATCGCCCGCGAGGTGCACGACGTCGTCGCGCACAGCCTCGCCATGATCAACGTGCAGGCGGGTGTCGCCGCGCACGTCGCGGACCGGCGGCCCGAGGAGGCCGTGAAGGCGCTCCGGGCGATCAAGGTGGCGTCGGGGCACGCGCTGGACGACCTCCGCGCGACGCTCGGCGTCCTGCGCACCGGCGAGGGCACCACGCCCGCGCCGTCGCTGAGCAGGCTGGACGAGCTGGTCGGCCCGGTGCCCAAGGCGCGCGTGGTGGGCGAGCCCGGCGAGGTGCCCGCGCCGGTCGACGCGGCGGCCTACCGGGTGGTCCAGGAGTCCCTGACCAACGCCCTGCGGTACGCGCCGGACGCCACGGAGATCACGGTGGCGTTCGTCCGCACGGCGTCCGCCCTGGAGCTGACCGTCCGGGACGACGGCTCGGGCGCGCCCGCGCCGCAGGGCGCGGGCACCGGGCTGCGGGGCATGCGGGAACGGGTGGCGGCGCTGGGCGGCGAGCTGAGCGCGGGGCCGCGCGCCGGTGGCGGGTTCGAGGTCCGGGCGGTTCTGCCGTGGGGGGTGGCGCGTGATCAGGGTGGTGCTGGCCGACGACCAGGTGCTGGTGCGGGCGGGTTTCCGGCTGCTGCTGGACACCGAGGACGGGTTCGAGGTGGTCGGCGAGGCGGGCGACGGCGCGGAGGCGCTCCGCCTGGCCCGTGAGCACCGGCCGGACGTCGTGGTGATGGACATCCGGATGCCCGGCACGGACGGGCTGGTCGCGACGCGGCTGGTCTGCGCCGAGCTGCCGGAGGTGAAGGTGCTCGTGCTGACCACCTTCGACGTGGACGAGTACGTCTTCGAGGCGTTGCGCGCGGGCGCGTCCGGCTTCCTGCTGAAGGACACCGACCCGGTGGAGCTGCTGCACGCCCTGCGGGTGGTCGCGCGGGGCGAGGCGCTGCTGGCCCCGAGCGTGACGCGGCGGCTGATCGAGGAGTTCGCGGCGCGCCCCGAGCACCGCAGGCCGGACCCCGGTGCGCTGCGCGAGCTGACCGCGCGGGAACGGGAGATCCTGGCGCTGGTGGCCGGCGGCCTGTCCAACGACGAGATCGCGGCGCACCTCGTCATCAGCCCCGCCACTTCGCGCACGCACGTGAGCCGGGTGATGACAAAACTGGGGGCGCGGGACCGGGCGCAACTCGTGGTGCTCGCCTACGAATCGGGATTGGTGCGCCCGCGCAGGCCATAACCCGGTTGTATGGGCATTTGTTATAACCCGGTAACCCCCGGTATTGGTCGTATTGGTCGTACATTACCCGTGGGGGTTGTAAGGGTGCATATTCTCACTACGGAAAGCGAGCAAATGCCCACGGAAATGTACGCAGGGTGACCACGACGACAAGCCCCGCGTTGTTCGCGCGGGGCTGGGTGAACGGGAGCGGAAGCTCAGGCGATGGCGCCGGGCGGCAGCTTGAGCTTGAACGGCAGCGTCGTCACGACCGCGAGGTCGGAGGCCGTCCGCTTCATCAGGGTGGGCGCGTTGCGCGTACCCGGCTCCGGCAGGTCGAGCAACCGGTCGACCGCCTCGACGAGCGGGCCCTCGTATATCCAGACCGCCTGGGCGGCCCGCGTGCTGTCCCGAACCGCAGGTAGGCGGCCTGCGCGGGCCTCCGTCTCCGACCAGAACAGGATCGAGTCGATGAAGCCGCGGCGCTGTTTGAAGGCCATGATGCGGTCGAGCTGCCCGTCCTCGTCCCGGAGGTGGAGGAACTGGAAACCGCTCTCGCGCAGCTCGATGACCTTGCTCAGTGCGAGATCCATGACGCACCTACCTCTGTTGTGAGGTCCCCTAGCAGGCACAGGTCGTGCGTGCGACCCGAAAAGGATCGTACGGCAAGACCACAATCCCCCATAGGGGCTAGGTGGACGGTGTTGGCTCAATGGGCAAGCGTTGCTGCCCCGTTTTCGATACGGACCGCAGGGTCCGAACGGTGCGCACGGAAAATGCGACCGCTCCCAAGGTGACCAGGGTCACAGCAAGCCACATCGATGTCTCCGGTCGGTCACGGGTTCGGTCTCACGGGAACGGACGCATCGCATGGCGGACGGGTTGCCTGGCGCCCGTCCACCCAACCGCCCGGCGTGGGAGACTTGCCGGATCGGGTGAGGGCGCCCACAGCCGCGCGGCTATCCTTGCGCGGTGGCGCGCGCATTGATCACCGGTATCACCGGGCAGGACGGCCGGTATCTGGCCGAACTCCTGAACAGCAAGGGGTACGAGGTCTTCGGCCTGGTCAAGGGGCAGAACAACCCGCGGGCCGAACTCGTGCAGCAGGAGTTGCCGTTCGTGGAGATCGTGTCCGCCGACCTCCAGGACCTGACGAGCCTCATCGCCGCCGTCGAGCAGACGCAACCGGACGAGGTGTACAACCTCGCCGCGATCTCCTTCGTGGCGCTCAGCTTCAAGCAGGCCGAGCTGACCTCGAACGTGACCGGGCTGGGCGTGCTCCGGATGCTGGAGGCCATCCGCATGGCCGGCGGCAGCTCCGACAACCCGATCCGGTTCTACCAGGCGTCCAGCTCGGAGATGTTCGGCAAGGTGCGGGAGACGCCACAGCGGGAGACGACCCCGTTCTACCCGCGCTCGCCGTACGGGGTCGCCAAGGTGTTCGGCCACGACATCACGGTGAACTACCGCGACAGCTACGGCCTCTACGCCTGCTCGGGCATCCTGTTCAACCACGAGTCGCCCCGGCGCGGGGTGGAGTTCGTGACCCGGAAGATCACCAACGCGGTCGCGCGGATCAAGCTCGGCCTCCAGGAGACGCTGGTGCTCGGCGACCTGGAGCCGCGCCGCGACTGGGGCTTCGCCGGCGACTACGTGCAGGCCATGTGGCAGATGCTCCAGCAGGACGAGCCGGACGACTACGTCATCGCCACCGGCCGGACGCACCGGGTGCGCGACTTCGTGTCCGCCGCGTTCACCCACGCGGGCATCCCGGACTGGGAGCGGCACGTCACCCAGGACCCGCGCTTCTTCCGGCCCGCCGAGGTCGACCTGCTGGTGGGCGACGCGTCCAAGGCGCGCGAGAAACTCGGCTGGAAGCCGGAGGTCGACTTCGCGGGCCTCGTCGCGATGATGGTCGACCACGACCTAGAGGTGGAAGCGCGCAAGGCCGGTCTGTCGTGATCTCGTACGCGCAGAACGGGGAGGACGTCGTGCTGGCCCGCCTGTTCCACGGGCGGACCGACGGCCGGTACGTCGACGTGGGCGCGGCGGACGCCGTCGAGGACTCGGTGACCAAGCACTTCTACGACCTGGGCTGGCGGGGCATCAACGTCGAGCCGATCCCGGCGCAGGCGGAGCGGCTGCGCCAGGCGCGGCCCGGCGACGTGACGCTGGCCGTCGCGCTCGGCGCGCACAACGGCAGCGCGACGCTGCACGTCGTGCCCGACCGGTCCGGGTGGTCGACCCTGGACGCCTCGCTCGCCTCCGCCTACCGGTCCGAGCTGGCCGTGGAGGAGGTCGAGGTCGAGGTGCGCACGCTCGCGGACGTGCTCGACGAGCACCCCGGACCGGTGGACTTCCTGAAGATCGACGTCGAGGGCGCGGAGCAGGTCGTCCTGGAGGGCGCGGACTGGTCGCGCCACCGGCCGCGCGTGGTCGTGGTCGAGGCGACCGAGCCGGGGTCGCCCACGCCCAACCACGCGGGCTGGGAGCCGCTGGTGCTGGCGGCGGGCTACCGGTGCGCGTTGTTCGACGGGCTCAACCGGTTCTACGCGCGGGCCGACGACGAGGAGGCGCTGAGCGTGCTCTCCGCGCCCGCGAACGTGTTCGACCGGTACGTGCGGGCGGAGTTCGCGGACCAGCGCGCGGCGCGGGTGGCCGAGATCGGGTACATCCGGCGGCTGGAGAACGCGGTGCGGGAAGCCCAGGAGGCGCGGGCCAAGGACGCCGCGTACGTCGAGGACCTGCGCGGGGCGCTGCGCGAGGCGGAGTCGCAGCTTGGCCGGGCGCACCGGCGGCTGGCGGCGCTGGAGGCGCGGCTGGTGGAGCTGGAGCCGAGCTGAGGTCGGGCGGTGGGCGGGGCCGGCGGGCTCCGCACGAAGGCCCGAACACGCCGACCCCCGCAGCGGGGATCTCGGCGCTCCCTCGGCGCTCCCTCGGCGAACCTCCCGCGGGCTTCCGGTCGGAATCCTCGGCGGCCCGTCGGCGAACCTCCTGCGGGCTTCCCGGCGGAATCCGCAGCGGCCCTCAGCGAACCCTCAGCAGCCG
Coding sequences:
- a CDS encoding response regulator transcription factor, which encodes MADDQVLVRAGFRLLLDTEDGFEVVGEAGDGAEALRLAREHRPDVVVMDIRMPGTDGLVATRLVCAELPEVKVLVLTTFDVDEYVFEALRAGASGFLLKDTDPVELLHALRVVARGEALLAPSVTRRLIEEFAARPEHRRPDPGALRELTAREREILALVAGGLSNDEIAAHLVISPATSRTHVSRVMTKLGARDRAQLVVLAYESGLVRPRRP
- a CDS encoding sensor histidine kinase translates to MDWPAWVWFAATFAPLLWRRRFPVAVIAVTGVSTWLYYVTGHYGPLVVAPAIAVLSLAKERAAERRGRQVEEERLRIAREVHDVVAHSLAMINVQAGVAAHVADRRPEEAVKALRAIKVASGHALDDLRATLGVLRTGEGTTPAPSLSRLDELVGPVPKARVVGEPGEVPAPVDAAAYRVVQESLTNALRYAPDATEITVAFVRTASALELTVRDDGSGAPAPQGAGTGLRGMRERVAALGGELSAGPRAGGGFEVRAVLPWGVARDQGGAGRRPGAGAGGFPAAAGHRGRVRGGRRGGRRRGGAPPGP
- a CDS encoding FkbM family methyltransferase; amino-acid sequence: MISYAQNGEDVVLARLFHGRTDGRYVDVGAADAVEDSVTKHFYDLGWRGINVEPIPAQAERLRQARPGDVTLAVALGAHNGSATLHVVPDRSGWSTLDASLASAYRSELAVEEVEVEVRTLADVLDEHPGPVDFLKIDVEGAEQVVLEGADWSRHRPRVVVVEATEPGSPTPNHAGWEPLVLAAGYRCALFDGLNRFYARADDEEALSVLSAPANVFDRYVRAEFADQRAARVAEIGYIRRLENAVREAQEARAKDAAYVEDLRGALREAESQLGRAHRRLAALEARLVELEPS
- the gmd gene encoding GDP-mannose 4,6-dehydratase, which codes for MARALITGITGQDGRYLAELLNSKGYEVFGLVKGQNNPRAELVQQELPFVEIVSADLQDLTSLIAAVEQTQPDEVYNLAAISFVALSFKQAELTSNVTGLGVLRMLEAIRMAGGSSDNPIRFYQASSSEMFGKVRETPQRETTPFYPRSPYGVAKVFGHDITVNYRDSYGLYACSGILFNHESPRRGVEFVTRKITNAVARIKLGLQETLVLGDLEPRRDWGFAGDYVQAMWQMLQQDEPDDYVIATGRTHRVRDFVSAAFTHAGIPDWERHVTQDPRFFRPAEVDLLVGDASKAREKLGWKPEVDFAGLVAMMVDHDLEVEARKAGLS